Proteins encoded in a region of the Mesoflavibacter profundi genome:
- a CDS encoding M14 family metallopeptidase, translating into MKKYLLILTLVFSCQTKKENIDFTTVFEKSNGQETATYNETILFYKNLANYYPTVQIDSFGNTDSGKPLHLVTLNNKANFNLKTERQQKRIILINNGIHPGESDGIDATMLLFRDLANGSLKMPDNVILATIPIYNIGGSLNRNSTTRTNQNGPEAYGFRGNARNYDLNRDFIKADSENAKTFAEIFHHVKPDVFIDNHVSNGADYQYTLTHLFTQHNKLGGELGRFLNEKLQPELEQNLEQNNWSITPYVNVFNSVPEKGFSQFMDYPRYSTGYTTLFNTLGIMVETHMLKPYKQRVEGTYELMKIMTDVVSQHSQTIKQLKENSNETLKPNTIYPLDWTVDTTQQTILKFKGYEGEFITSEITGLQRLKYDRNKPFTKDVVYNNYFKPTTTVKIPKAYIIPKGWWPIVERLKMNNIEMKPLEKDSIILVESYKIETFETRTSPYEGHYQHYNTKVSSKTESITFKKGDLIVNTNQNGIRYLIETLEPTAPDSFFNWNFFDTILQQKEGFSPYVWEDLALDILAKNPKLKANFDALKASDNNFNNNWYMQLDWLHKHSDHYEKAHLQYPVYRIN; encoded by the coding sequence ATGAAAAAGTACTTACTTATACTTACTTTAGTTTTTTCTTGCCAAACAAAAAAAGAAAACATTGATTTTACAACTGTTTTTGAAAAAAGTAACGGACAAGAAACCGCTACCTACAACGAAACTATTTTGTTTTATAAAAACCTAGCAAATTACTATCCTACTGTACAAATTGATAGTTTTGGAAACACAGATTCTGGTAAACCTTTACACTTGGTTACACTTAATAATAAAGCTAATTTTAATTTAAAAACAGAAAGACAGCAAAAACGAATTATATTAATAAATAATGGTATTCATCCAGGTGAATCTGATGGTATAGATGCCACAATGCTATTATTTAGAGATCTTGCAAACGGTAGTTTAAAAATGCCGGACAATGTGATTTTAGCAACAATACCAATTTATAATATTGGCGGAAGTTTAAATCGAAATAGTACAACAAGAACCAATCAAAACGGACCAGAAGCATATGGTTTTAGAGGAAATGCTCGTAATTATGATTTAAATAGAGACTTTATCAAAGCAGATAGTGAAAACGCAAAAACTTTTGCTGAAATTTTTCATCATGTAAAACCAGATGTGTTTATAGATAATCATGTTAGTAATGGTGCAGATTACCAATATACACTAACGCATTTATTTACTCAGCATAATAAATTAGGTGGAGAATTAGGACGTTTTTTAAATGAAAAACTTCAACCAGAATTAGAGCAAAATCTAGAGCAAAACAATTGGTCTATCACACCTTATGTAAACGTATTTAATAGCGTACCAGAAAAAGGATTTTCGCAATTTATGGATTATCCAAGATATTCTACTGGTTACACAACATTATTTAACACATTAGGCATAATGGTCGAAACACATATGCTAAAACCATACAAACAACGTGTTGAAGGTACTTACGAACTAATGAAAATAATGACTGATGTAGTAAGTCAACATAGCCAAACAATTAAACAACTTAAGGAAAACTCAAACGAAACACTTAAACCAAATACTATTTACCCTTTAGATTGGACAGTAGACACAACACAACAAACAATTCTTAAATTTAAAGGTTATGAAGGTGAATTTATTACAAGTGAAATCACAGGTTTACAACGCTTAAAATACGACCGTAACAAACCCTTTACAAAAGATGTAGTTTACAACAATTATTTTAAACCAACTACTACGGTAAAAATTCCTAAAGCTTACATTATTCCTAAAGGTTGGTGGCCAATTGTAGAGCGTTTAAAAATGAATAATATTGAAATGAAACCTTTAGAAAAAGACAGTATTATTTTAGTTGAAAGCTATAAAATCGAAACCTTTGAAACACGAACATCACCTTACGAAGGTCATTACCAACATTACAACACAAAAGTTTCATCTAAAACAGAATCTATCACTTTTAAAAAAGGAGATCTAATAGTAAACACCAATCAAAACGGTATTAGATATTTAATTGAAACCTTAGAACCAACTGCACCAGATTCATTTTTTAATTGGAACTTTTTTGATACTATTCTTCAGCAAAAAGAAGGCTTTTCACCATATGTTTGGGAAGATCTAGCTTTAGATATATTAGCCAAAAACCCTAAGTTAAAAGCTAATTTTGATGCTTTAAAAGCAAGTGACAACAATTTTAATAACAATTGGTATATGCAATTAGATTGGCTACATAAGCATAGTGACCATTACGAAAAAGCACATTTACAGTATCCTGTTTATCGTATTAATTAA
- the coaD gene encoding pantetheine-phosphate adenylyltransferase yields MRRALFPGSFDPITNGHYDIIKRGIKLFDEVVVAIGVNSSKKYMFSLEERKQFIEDAFKDEPKIKVVTYKGLTVDFCKEIEADFILRGLRNPADFEFEKAIAHTNRKLSTIETVFLLTAARTSFISSSIVRDVIKNNGDYTKLVPKSVRVK; encoded by the coding sequence ATGAGACGCGCACTTTTTCCTGGATCTTTTGATCCTATAACCAATGGACACTACGATATAATTAAAAGAGGTATAAAATTATTTGATGAAGTTGTTGTTGCAATTGGTGTAAACTCTTCAAAAAAATATATGTTTTCTTTAGAAGAAAGAAAGCAATTTATTGAAGACGCTTTTAAAGACGAACCCAAAATAAAAGTAGTCACTTACAAAGGACTAACTGTAGATTTTTGTAAAGAAATTGAAGCCGATTTTATTTTAAGAGGCTTACGTAATCCTGCCGATTTTGAATTTGAAAAAGCTATCGCGCATACCAACCGTAAATTATCGACAATAGAAACTGTATTCTTACTAACTGCAGCAAGAACTAGTTTTATATCGTCTTCTATTGTTAGAGACGTCATTAAAAATAACGGAGATTACACCAAACTAGTACCTAAAAGTGTACGAGTAAAATGA
- a CDS encoding SulP family inorganic anion transporter, which produces MTEFIRKIVPNAKDDVLAGITVSLAMIPEVVAFAFVAQIDPLMALSGAFIIGLITAIFGGRPGLISGAAGAVAVIFVSMIAEGHTKGMLMDTPIENMGFFYLMACVVLMGLIQILAGVFKLGKFVRLIPHPVMMGFVNGLSIVIFIAQVKMFSHKSLKVSDEGVKQYISTFMEGAELYTMIGLVLLTMGIIWLLPKVTKKLPAALTAIIVTSLIVIGFNIDVSTVGSYIVEGGGTGLKGEFPTPNMELWEKLPINLDTLKFIALPAFLAASVGLIETLMTMNLVDELTETRGNGNKECIAQGAGNIVSGLFGATGGCGMIGQTVININSGGRGRLSGIMMAVTLLSFVLFADKLIEMVPIAALVGVMFMMVIETFAWSSFRILKKIPKSDAFVLITVSLVTVFIDLAVAVFIGVIISALVFAWENAKKIRARKRMKADGTKVYEIWGPLFFGSITAFNEKFDVKNDPDNVEIDFVESRISDHSALEAIFNLVEKYEAEGKQIRLKHLSEDCKVLMYKASPKFREVVVEDIDDPRYHLAADPEKFPKPLSEYKF; this is translated from the coding sequence ATGACAGAGTTTATCAGAAAAATTGTTCCTAATGCTAAAGATGATGTGTTAGCAGGTATTACTGTTTCTTTAGCTATGATTCCAGAAGTTGTTGCTTTTGCATTTGTCGCGCAAATAGATCCTTTAATGGCATTATCTGGAGCATTTATAATAGGATTAATTACTGCAATTTTTGGAGGTAGACCAGGATTAATTTCTGGTGCTGCAGGTGCAGTAGCTGTAATATTTGTATCTATGATAGCCGAAGGACATACCAAAGGTATGCTAATGGATACGCCTATAGAAAACATGGGTTTTTTCTATTTAATGGCTTGTGTTGTGCTTATGGGATTAATACAAATTTTAGCTGGTGTATTTAAGTTAGGTAAATTTGTTAGGTTAATACCGCATCCTGTAATGATGGGTTTTGTAAACGGTCTTTCTATAGTCATTTTTATAGCACAAGTAAAAATGTTTAGTCATAAAAGCTTAAAAGTCTCTGATGAAGGTGTAAAACAATACATAAGTACATTTATGGAAGGCGCAGAACTTTATACTATGATAGGCTTAGTATTACTTACAATGGGTATTATTTGGTTGTTGCCTAAAGTAACCAAAAAATTACCTGCAGCTCTTACAGCAATTATTGTAACTAGCTTAATAGTAATTGGTTTTAATATAGATGTATCTACCGTTGGATCTTATATAGTTGAAGGTGGCGGAACAGGTTTAAAAGGCGAATTTCCTACACCAAATATGGAGCTTTGGGAAAAGCTACCAATTAATCTAGATACTTTAAAATTTATTGCCTTACCAGCATTTTTAGCAGCATCTGTTGGATTAATTGAAACCTTAATGACTATGAATTTGGTTGACGAATTAACCGAAACTAGAGGTAACGGAAACAAAGAATGTATCGCTCAAGGCGCAGGAAATATAGTGTCTGGTTTATTTGGTGCGACTGGAGGTTGTGGTATGATTGGACAAACAGTTATTAATATAAATTCTGGAGGAAGAGGAAGATTGTCCGGAATTATGATGGCAGTAACCTTATTATCTTTTGTGCTTTTTGCAGATAAACTAATAGAAATGGTGCCAATTGCGGCGTTGGTTGGCGTTATGTTTATGATGGTTATCGAAACCTTTGCTTGGTCAAGTTTTAGAATTTTAAAGAAAATACCAAAATCGGATGCATTTGTATTAATTACAGTGTCTTTAGTGACTGTATTTATAGATTTAGCTGTAGCTGTTTTTATTGGAGTAATCATTTCGGCATTAGTATTTGCTTGGGAAAACGCTAAAAAAATTAGAGCAAGAAAACGAATGAAAGCCGATGGTACTAAAGTCTACGAAATTTGGGGACCATTATTTTTTGGAAGTATTACTGCTTTTAACGAAAAATTTGATGTGAAAAACGATCCTGATAATGTAGAAATTGATTTTGTTGAATCTAGAATTAGCGACCATTCTGCTTTAGAAGCTATATTTAATTTAGTTGAAAAGTACGAAGCCGAAGGTAAACAGATAAGACTAAAACATTTAAGTGAAGACTGTAAAGTGTTGATGTATAAAGCAAGTCCTAAGTTTAGAGAAGTTGTAGTAGAAGATATTGATGATCCAAGATATCATCTAGCTGCAGATCCAGAGAAGTTTCCTAAACCTTTATCGGAATATAAGTTTTAG
- a CDS encoding NUDIX hydrolase, producing the protein MQCIYVNNKPIYLTTVVEKETDFKNFLLKDVDLNVVLKTLSKKKINAVRLIGHSEDKLLKTFKKKLPNVIAGGGKVYNSNNKILFIYRNDKWDLPKGKAEKKEQIQDTAMREVEEETGVGNLKITETLPVTYHIYKRNGKHKLKITHWFKMQTTFDGPLEPQINEGITKVDWLDDAQAKDALSNSYANIKLLF; encoded by the coding sequence ATGCAATGCATTTATGTAAATAACAAACCAATTTATTTAACAACTGTTGTTGAAAAAGAAACCGATTTTAAAAATTTTTTATTGAAAGATGTTGATTTAAACGTTGTTTTAAAAACATTAAGTAAGAAAAAAATAAATGCGGTTAGATTAATTGGTCATTCTGAAGATAAATTGCTTAAAACTTTTAAGAAAAAATTACCTAATGTTATTGCTGGCGGCGGAAAAGTATATAATTCAAACAATAAAATATTGTTTATATACAGAAACGATAAATGGGATTTGCCAAAAGGAAAAGCTGAAAAAAAAGAACAAATCCAAGACACTGCAATGCGTGAAGTAGAGGAAGAAACAGGTGTAGGAAATCTAAAAATTACCGAAACTCTTCCAGTAACTTACCATATATACAAACGTAATGGTAAGCATAAGCTAAAAATTACCCATTGGTTTAAAATGCAAACTACTTTTGATGGTCCATTAGAACCACAAATTAATGAAGGCATTACTAAAGTAGATTGGCTAGATGATGCTCAAGCTAAAGATGCATTATCAAATTCTTACGCCAATATAAAATTACTTTTTTAA
- a CDS encoding PASTA domain-containing protein: MSFIGFIKSKEFLKQIIIAIVAVVVIVFLLLKWLNVTTNHGTFETVPDLTGKSIEVAKMELEQNNLVMQIQDSANFNPNYPRFAVIEQDPKPNAQVKENRKIYITLNPSGYRKVAVPDLRQRTFRQAKPTLEALGFKVGKKTYIDNIAKDMVLGMRYKGEVLEPGTKLPKTASIDLVLGNGNRSTSN, from the coding sequence ATGAGTTTTATTGGTTTTATAAAAAGTAAAGAATTTTTAAAGCAAATTATAATTGCTATTGTAGCAGTTGTAGTAATTGTTTTTTTGTTGCTTAAATGGTTAAACGTAACCACAAATCACGGTACATTTGAGACTGTGCCAGACTTAACAGGAAAATCTATTGAGGTAGCTAAAATGGAGTTAGAACAAAATAATTTGGTAATGCAAATTCAAGACTCTGCTAATTTTAATCCAAACTACCCAAGATTTGCAGTTATAGAACAAGACCCAAAACCAAATGCTCAAGTTAAAGAAAATCGTAAAATTTACATTACCTTAAATCCTTCTGGATATCGTAAAGTTGCAGTGCCAGATTTAAGACAACGTACATTTAGACAAGCAAAACCAACCTTAGAGGCTTTAGGCTTTAAAGTAGGAAAAAAGACATATATAGACAATATTGCTAAAGATATGGTTTTAGGTATGCGTTACAAAGGAGAAGTTTTAGAACCAGGAACAAAACTGCCAAAAACAGCATCTATAGATTTAGTTTTAGGTAATGGTAATCGTTCAACAAGTAATTAA
- the pyrE gene encoding orotate phosphoribosyltransferase, which translates to MIIDKHIARQTAKVLLQVNAIKLQPQQPFTWASGWKSPIYCDNRIILSFPPVRNYVREEMAKFLESHYGKPDVIAGVATGAIGIGMLVAEYLGVPFIYVRPEAKSHGRQNQIEGYVESGQNVVVIEDLISTGKSSLNAVKALKDANLNVKGMIAIFSYGFEVAKNNFEKEHITLHTLSNYQHLLEEAAATNYITEAEIETLSKWNANPSVWNAN; encoded by the coding sequence ATGATAATCGACAAACATATTGCTAGGCAAACCGCAAAAGTTTTACTACAAGTAAACGCTATTAAACTACAACCACAACAACCATTTACCTGGGCATCAGGATGGAAATCTCCAATTTATTGTGATAACCGTATAATCCTATCTTTTCCTCCTGTAAGAAATTATGTTAGAGAAGAAATGGCTAAATTTTTAGAGTCTCACTATGGCAAACCAGATGTTATTGCTGGTGTTGCAACAGGCGCTATTGGAATAGGAATGCTAGTTGCAGAATATTTAGGTGTTCCTTTTATTTATGTAAGACCAGAAGCTAAATCACACGGAAGACAAAACCAAATTGAAGGTTATGTAGAAAGTGGACAAAACGTAGTAGTTATTGAAGACCTAATTAGCACAGGAAAAAGCAGTTTAAATGCTGTTAAAGCTTTAAAAGATGCTAACTTAAACGTAAAAGGTATGATTGCAATTTTTTCTTATGGATTTGAAGTTGCAAAAAACAACTTCGAAAAAGAACATATCACCTTACACACATTAAGTAACTACCAACATTTGCTAGAGGAAGCTGCAGCGACTAACTATATCACTGAGGCTGAAATTGAAACTTTAAGTAAATGGAATGCAAATCCAAGTGTTTGGAACGCAAATTGA
- a CDS encoding zinc-ribbon domain-containing protein, which yields MIFYGRKASRLKDGKITNVTCPNCDTTTSMNYSIFGKYAYLYWIPTFPMGKENIIECNECKTTFKLKELPNQIKQKFELEKQNGYPIWYFSGLFIISLLIALAFYLSSQNDKNNKIYIEDPQVGDVYSITTEKNGYYSSLKISEIKNDSVFVIFNDYEIDKRSKIYKIDKDQNYTSDSEGYTKSELKDLFNKGIIYDIDRN from the coding sequence ATGATATTTTATGGCAGAAAAGCGTCTAGACTAAAAGACGGTAAAATAACAAATGTAACTTGTCCAAATTGCGACACAACTACATCTATGAATTATTCAATATTTGGTAAATATGCCTATTTATATTGGATACCAACGTTTCCCATGGGTAAAGAAAACATCATAGAATGTAATGAGTGTAAAACCACATTTAAACTAAAAGAATTGCCTAACCAAATTAAACAAAAATTTGAGTTAGAAAAACAGAACGGTTATCCAATATGGTATTTTTCGGGTTTATTTATTATAAGTCTTTTAATCGCTTTAGCGTTTTATTTAAGTAGCCAAAACGATAAAAACAATAAAATATACATCGAAGATCCGCAAGTTGGCGATGTATATTCTATCACAACTGAAAAAAACGGTTATTACTCTTCATTAAAAATTTCTGAAATTAAAAATGACAGTGTATTTGTTATTTTTAACGACTACGAAATAGATAAAAGAAGTAAAATCTACAAAATAGATAAAGACCAAAATTATACTAGCGATAGTGAAGGTTACACTAAATCCGAATTAAAAGATTTATTTAACAAAGGTATAATTTACGATATAGACCGAAACTAA
- a CDS encoding D-alanine--D-alanine ligase: protein MKKNIAIIMGGYSSEYQISLKSGNVVYETLDKTLFNAYRIHIFKDKWVYVDDNNNEYPIDKNDFSFTKDNSKTTFDCVFNAIHGSPGEDGFMQGYFKLLNIKHTSCSMYQAGITFNKRDCLSILKPYGILTAESYFLNAGDTIYEDQIISKVGLPCFVKANKAGSSFGITKVHKKEDLQHAINVAFKEDDEIIIESFLDGTEVSVGVITYKGETKVLPITEIVSENDFFDYEAKYLGKSQEITPARLTKEQEEQVNTVAKKIYEVLKMKGFSRSEFIFKDNKPHLLEINTVPGLTKESILPQQAAVAGISLKNLFTNAIEEALK, encoded by the coding sequence ATGAAAAAAAATATAGCCATAATTATGGGTGGATATTCTAGTGAATATCAAATTTCTTTAAAAAGCGGAAACGTGGTTTACGAGACTTTAGATAAGACCTTATTTAATGCCTATCGCATTCATATTTTTAAAGACAAATGGGTTTATGTAGATGATAATAATAACGAATATCCTATTGATAAAAACGATTTTTCTTTTACTAAAGATAACTCAAAAACTACTTTTGACTGTGTTTTTAATGCCATACACGGTAGTCCTGGAGAAGATGGTTTTATGCAAGGCTATTTTAAATTATTAAACATTAAACATACTAGTTGTAGTATGTATCAAGCTGGTATCACGTTTAACAAAAGAGATTGCTTAAGTATTTTAAAACCATACGGAATTTTAACCGCAGAAAGCTACTTTTTAAACGCAGGTGATACTATTTATGAAGACCAAATTATTAGTAAAGTAGGCTTACCTTGTTTTGTAAAAGCTAACAAAGCTGGTAGTAGTTTTGGGATTACCAAAGTGCATAAAAAAGAAGATTTGCAACACGCCATTAATGTTGCTTTTAAAGAAGATGACGAAATTATAATCGAATCTTTTTTAGATGGCACCGAAGTGTCTGTTGGTGTGATTACTTATAAAGGCGAAACTAAAGTTTTACCAATTACCGAAATTGTTAGCGAAAACGACTTCTTTGATTACGAAGCCAAATACTTAGGTAAATCTCAAGAAATTACTCCAGCTAGACTTACCAAAGAACAAGAAGAACAAGTAAATACTGTAGCCAAAAAAATATACGAAGTATTAAAAATGAAAGGCTTTTCTAGAAGTGAATTTATTTTTAAAGATAATAAACCGCATTTATTAGAAATTAATACAGTTCCTGGATTAACAAAAGAAAGTATTTTACCTCAACAAGCCGCAGTAGCTGGTATTAGTCTTAAAAACCTGTTTACAAATGCTATTGAAGAAGCATTAAAATAA
- a CDS encoding RluA family pseudouridine synthase, which produces MNDYTPELPEEDNDDLYEHYSFTADKGQSPLRIDKWLMNKVENATRNKIQDAAKNGSIFVNGTPVKSNYKVKPNDQIRVLFQHPPHENLLVAEDIPLDIVYEDDQLLVVNKPAGMVVHPGHGNYSGTLINALIFHFDNLPNNSSERPGLVHRIDKDTSGLLVVAKTEHAMAHLTAQFKAKTSEREYVAIVWGNLEEDQGTIEGNIGRHPKNRLQNTVFLDDEADKGKPAVTHYKVLERLGYVTLVSCKLETGRTHQIRVHMKHIGHTLFNDERYGGNLILKGTTFTKYKQFVENCFKVLPRQALHAKTLGFMHPTKNEFMSFDTPIPQDMQDCIEKWKGYSKHIDNN; this is translated from the coding sequence ATGAACGATTATACACCAGAATTACCAGAAGAAGATAACGACGATCTTTACGAGCATTATTCGTTTACCGCAGATAAAGGACAATCGCCTTTACGTATTGATAAATGGTTAATGAATAAGGTAGAAAACGCTACCCGAAACAAGATACAAGACGCCGCAAAAAACGGAAGCATCTTTGTAAATGGTACACCAGTAAAATCCAATTACAAGGTAAAACCAAATGATCAAATACGAGTATTATTTCAGCATCCGCCACATGAAAACTTATTGGTTGCAGAAGATATTCCATTAGACATCGTTTACGAAGACGATCAATTATTAGTCGTTAACAAACCAGCAGGCATGGTTGTACATCCAGGACATGGTAATTATTCCGGAACATTAATTAACGCACTAATTTTTCATTTTGATAATTTACCAAATAACTCAAGTGAGAGACCAGGATTAGTACACCGTATTGATAAAGATACGTCAGGATTGTTAGTGGTTGCAAAAACCGAACACGCTATGGCGCATCTTACTGCTCAATTTAAAGCCAAAACTAGCGAGCGTGAGTATGTTGCAATAGTTTGGGGAAATCTAGAAGAAGACCAAGGTACAATAGAAGGTAACATAGGAAGACATCCAAAAAACCGATTACAAAATACCGTATTCTTGGACGATGAAGCCGATAAAGGAAAACCAGCAGTAACGCACTATAAAGTATTAGAGCGATTAGGTTATGTTACGCTAGTAAGCTGCAAATTAGAAACCGGACGTACGCACCAAATACGCGTACACATGAAGCATATAGGACATACTTTATTTAATGACGAGCGTTACGGCGGAAACCTAATCTTAAAAGGCACAACCTTTACCAAATACAAACAATTTGTAGAGAACTGTTTTAAAGTATTACCACGTCAAGCCTTACATGCCAAAACCTTAGGGTTTATGCATCCAACAAAAAACGAATTTATGAGTTTTGACACGCCAATACCACAAGACATGCAAGATTGTATAGAAAAATGGAAAGGTTACTCCAAACACATAGATAATAATTAG
- a CDS encoding T9SS type A sorting domain-containing protein, whose amino-acid sequence MIKILLNFSKSLRLFLPLFLLTFSIQSHSNTNSWCGDIDGFKFKNGNTSVAITNNATYSINELPNNFYVQLIVSGYSQSAKFYLENLSTGATYNLTENYAPYTFPGGGSAWNYGTGVFKLKAKLYKYNYGNGWACDIKTVQFTLSNASSCGEIDGFVFSNGNSTLNIDNNTTYQVSDLPIDFYIESLTSGNSESVQLKLKNLDTGYTYNVGENYEPYTIPGGGSVWNYGYGNFKLTAKLYAYDYCQSTICDEKTIYFTLDNTVDCATLTGLEFTNGTDSLPLVDNQAYSVTELPNNFYINAQLDGTVSKIKYYVTNLDTNNTVSISESVAPYTFPSTGNSWNLGAGNFQIKAKLYTSTINYSGNNCGSSSQTYSLCDTYIYNFTITDPSVCGSLDSFVFTDGTLATPIENLQTYNILDLPESFYINTLTSGAVDKVKLEVTNLDTNQTYNITENYMPYTFPAGENPWDLGLGNFKITAKIYALQNNSNGCKTTGLENDKDFNTQNASYSYSSGYNGGSNNNPVYSLCEEQTIYFTLIEESPCNLIAGTGTLSVSAVVIPLGGTFNLTVTPNGDAQLEDGYVLGTVLASVGQEVIYAVSNDLVINLPYLNGPFNVHMFAYDPNTFDFSTIAIGVDTITDVQNSIVANTICADLSNAGSQIVIIPGGLDQRTVNTEEKPKAETKSKLEQLVTAKETEDNLNVEDIKLYPNPAIDYLNIKIRLNEGEIFNYSITDLNGKQVNNGVVNSSLTTINTKLLAEGLYVLKLQSGYRTITKKIVVKK is encoded by the coding sequence ATGATTAAAATATTACTTAATTTTTCCAAAAGTCTAAGACTTTTTCTTCCCTTATTTTTATTAACTTTTTCTATCCAATCTCACTCTAATACCAATTCTTGGTGTGGTGATATTGATGGATTTAAATTTAAAAACGGAAATACTTCTGTAGCAATTACTAACAATGCAACTTATAGTATTAACGAATTACCAAATAACTTTTACGTGCAATTAATAGTTAGTGGTTACTCACAAAGTGCTAAATTTTATTTAGAAAATTTAAGTACAGGAGCTACCTATAACTTAACAGAAAATTATGCGCCTTACACATTTCCTGGTGGCGGAAGTGCTTGGAATTATGGTACTGGAGTTTTTAAATTAAAAGCTAAATTATACAAGTATAATTACGGTAACGGTTGGGCTTGTGATATTAAAACAGTTCAGTTTACCTTATCTAATGCTTCTTCTTGTGGCGAAATTGATGGATTTGTATTTTCTAACGGAAACTCAACTTTAAACATTGATAATAATACAACTTACCAAGTCAGCGATTTGCCAATTGATTTTTATATTGAATCTTTAACTAGCGGAAATTCTGAAAGTGTTCAATTAAAACTTAAAAATCTTGATACTGGTTATACTTATAATGTAGGTGAAAATTACGAGCCTTATACAATTCCTGGTGGCGGATCTGTTTGGAATTATGGATACGGTAATTTTAAGCTTACTGCAAAATTATATGCTTACGATTATTGTCAATCTACAATTTGTGATGAAAAAACAATTTATTTCACTTTAGATAATACTGTAGACTGTGCAACACTTACTGGATTAGAATTTACTAATGGAACAGATAGTTTGCCTTTAGTAGATAATCAAGCTTATTCTGTTACAGAATTACCTAATAATTTTTATATCAATGCGCAGTTAGATGGTACAGTTAGTAAAATTAAATACTATGTAACAAATCTTGATACTAATAATACAGTTAGTATTTCTGAAAGCGTTGCGCCATATACTTTTCCTTCTACAGGAAATAGTTGGAATTTAGGTGCTGGAAATTTTCAGATTAAAGCAAAATTATATACATCAACAATTAATTATTCTGGTAATAATTGTGGTAGTAGTAGCCAGACGTATTCTTTATGTGATACCTATATTTATAACTTTACAATAACAGATCCTTCGGTTTGTGGTAGTTTAGATTCGTTTGTTTTTACAGATGGGACATTAGCAACTCCAATAGAAAATTTACAAACCTATAATATACTTGATTTACCAGAAAGTTTTTATATAAACACCTTAACAAGTGGAGCAGTGGATAAGGTAAAATTAGAAGTAACTAATTTAGATACAAATCAAACTTATAATATTACAGAAAATTACATGCCTTATACCTTTCCTGCTGGAGAAAATCCATGGGATTTAGGTTTAGGTAACTTTAAAATTACAGCCAAAATTTATGCTTTGCAAAATAACTCAAATGGTTGTAAGACAACAGGTCTAGAAAATGATAAAGATTTTAATACGCAAAACGCTTCTTATTCATATTCTAGTGGATATAATGGAGGTAGTAACAACAATCCTGTTTATTCATTATGTGAAGAACAAACCATCTATTTTACCCTAATTGAAGAAAGTCCTTGTAATCTTATTGCAGGAACAGGTACGTTAAGTGTAAGTGCTGTTGTTATACCTTTAGGTGGTACTTTTAATCTAACAGTTACACCAAACGGTGATGCGCAATTAGAAGATGGATATGTTTTAGGTACAGTTTTAGCATCGGTTGGACAAGAAGTAATCTATGCTGTTAGTAACGATTTAGTGATTAATTTACCATATTTAAATGGTCCTTTTAATGTACATATGTTTGCGTATGATCCTAATACTTTTGATTTTTCTACTATAGCAATTGGTGTAGATACTATTACAGATGTGCAAAACTCAATTGTAGCAAATACTATTTGTGCAGATTTATCTAATGCAGGTTCACAAATAGTAATTATTCCAGGAGGATTAGATCAAAGAACAGTTAATACTGAAGAAAAACCTAAAGCTGAAACCAAATCTAAATTAGAACAATTAGTAACAGCTAAAGAAACTGAAGATAATTTAAATGTAGAAGACATTAAATTATACCCTAATCCTGCAATAGATTATTTAAATATTAAAATACGTTTAAATGAAGGTGAAATATTTAACTATTCTATTACAGATTTAAATGGAAAACAAGTTAATAATGGTGTAGTAAATTCATCTTTAACGACAATTAATACTAAGCTTCTAGCTGAAGGATTGTATGTATTAAAATTACAATCTGGTTACCGTACAATTACTAAAAAAATAGTTGTAAAAAAATAA